In Misgurnus anguillicaudatus chromosome 5, ASM2758022v2, whole genome shotgun sequence, a genomic segment contains:
- the star gene encoding steroidogenic acute regulatory protein, mitochondrial, with amino-acid sequence MLPATFKLCAGISYRHMRNMTGLRKNAMIAIHHELNKLSGPGPSAWIRHVRRRSSLLSSRIEEETYNEAEQCYVQQGQEALQKSISILSDQDGWQTEIETANGDKVMSKVLPDIGKVFKLEVVLEQQTDDLYEELVDNMEQMGEWNPNVKKVKILQKIGPETMITHEVSAETPGNVVGPRDFVSVRCAKRRGSTCFLAGMSTQHPGMPEQRGFVRAENGPTCIVMRPSADDPNKTKFTWLLSLDLKGWIPKTVINRVLSQTQVDFANHLRHRMTSGGEAVIAC; translated from the exons ATGTTGCCTGCGACGTTCAAACTGTGTGCTGGCATTTCTTACAGGCACATGAGAAACATGACAG GTCTGAGAAAGAATGCAATGATTGCAATCCATCATGAGCTGAATAAGCTTTCTGGCCCGGGGCCCAGTGCCTGGATTAGGCATGTCCGAAGAAGGAGCTCTCTGCTAA GCAGTCGAATTGAAGAGGAGACGTACAATGAGGCTGAGCAGTGCTATGTGCAGCAGGGACAAGAAGCTCTGCAGAAGTCTATCAGCATCCTCAGTGACCAGGATGGCTGGCAAACCGAGATCGAGACT GCCAATGGAGATAAGGTGATGAGTAAAGTATTGCCAGACATAGGGAAGGTTTTCAAACTAGAGGTGGTACTAGAACAGCAAACCGATGATCTTTATGAAGAGCTGGTGGATAACATGGAACAAATGGGGGAGTGGAACCCCAATGTCAAAAAAGTCAAG ATCCTTCAGAAAATCGGTCCTGAGACTATGATCACACATGAGGTTTCAGCCGAGACACCTGGGAATGTGGTGGGCCCTAGAGACTTTGTTAGTGTCCGTTGTGCAAAACGAAGGGGATCCACGTGCTTCCTGGCCGGGATGTCCACTCAGCACCCGGGAATGCCTGAACAGAGAGGATTTGTAAG GGCTGAGAATGGACCCACCTGTATCGTGATGCGACCGAGTGCAGATGATCCCAATAAGACAAAGTTTACTTGGTTGCTCAGTTTAGATCTGAAG GGTTGGATCCCAAAGACCGTCATCAACCGGGTACTCTCGCAGACCCAGGTGGATTTTGCAAACCATCTCAGACACAGAATGACATCCGGTGGAGAAGCAGTCATTGCTTGCTAA